In a single window of the Lebetimonas sp. JH292 genome:
- a CDS encoding flagellar hook-basal body complex protein, protein MTRSFFNGISGMKSFQTGIDIWGNNISNINTVGYKETNPEFSSIFSQTLKNSPIFSDVGLGSRLDANAINLSQGSFIDSDNPFDIALGGKGWIAVKKGDDTYYTRNGSFKRDANGYLVDDNGDYLLVANANNIKNNNGSYEINQNIPTDNLINNPLSPISLPNSMILPAIATTKSNF, encoded by the coding sequence ATGACAAGGTCATTTTTTAACGGTATAAGCGGAATGAAAAGTTTTCAAACGGGGATTGATATTTGGGGAAACAATATCTCAAACATCAATACCGTGGGATACAAAGAAACAAACCCTGAATTTTCTTCTATCTTTTCACAGACTCTGAAAAATTCACCGATATTTTCGGATGTCGGGCTTGGAAGCAGACTCGATGCCAATGCAATTAACTTATCGCAAGGAAGTTTTATTGACTCAGACAATCCTTTCGATATTGCTCTTGGAGGAAAAGGCTGGATAGCGGTTAAAAAAGGAGATGATACCTACTATACAAGAAACGGTTCTTTTAAAAGAGATGCCAACGGATATTTGGTTGATGATAACGGAGATTATTTATTGGTTGCAAATGCAAATAATATAAAAAACAATAACGGAAGCTATGAAATAAACCAAAACATACCTACAGATAATTTAATTAATAATCCCCTATCACCTATTTCTTTGCCAAATTCAATGATTTTACCGGCAATTGCCACAACAAAATCAAATTTTTAA
- a CDS encoding TolC family protein codes for MKKYLILTALSGLLLAKNVTFNEVLKETLSNNLELKAKKLNIDKAKSDLDKARGMEWGKFIFNEQISITNNALYVFGMKLGSREATFSDFGFSDFLAPLGGALMKANSNSLTPQDLAAMQGILAIKPHDLNYPAPRSNFATNFVYEVPIFTGFKLTYAKEMAKLQILANKYKFQRDKTLLALEVLKAYNGAVAAKYFINALNKAKETTNSFVKMVKEFKKEGMATDIDLLQAEKRDSQVDAYLQEAKNKYALALSYLRFLSDDYDITSVGDFEVIISPNSNLKTLIKEALKNRNDLKWMKKNYETMKKKIKFDSAENYPMIGAHLEYGWNDNTVANIRSDKDYWLAAIGLKYNIFDKSKDADIEKSKIEALQTGYYYQYMKKGIALDVRQKYLNLKTKTKIIKNKLTNKELAEEILKKYTYMYKQGMINMTILLMKEADARKARAELIKAKYDEAVAAAKLKASIGDFVK; via the coding sequence ATGAAAAAATATTTGATTCTAACCGCTTTGTCAGGTCTGCTTTTAGCCAAAAATGTGACATTTAACGAAGTTTTAAAAGAAACTCTTTCTAATAATTTAGAGCTAAAGGCAAAAAAGCTTAATATTGACAAAGCCAAAAGCGATTTGGATAAAGCCAGAGGAATGGAATGGGGCAAATTTATTTTTAACGAGCAAATAAGCATAACTAATAACGCCTTATATGTGTTTGGAATGAAATTAGGCAGCAGGGAAGCCACTTTCAGCGACTTTGGCTTCAGCGATTTTTTAGCTCCTTTGGGCGGTGCGTTGATGAAAGCAAATTCAAATTCTTTAACACCTCAGGATTTGGCCGCTATGCAGGGAATTTTAGCTATTAAACCGCATGATTTAAATTATCCCGCCCCAAGAAGCAATTTTGCTACAAATTTTGTTTATGAAGTGCCTATTTTTACAGGATTTAAATTAACTTATGCAAAAGAAATGGCAAAACTTCAGATATTGGCAAACAAATATAAATTTCAAAGAGATAAAACTCTTTTGGCTTTGGAAGTATTAAAAGCATATAATGGGGCTGTTGCCGCTAAATATTTTATAAACGCTTTAAATAAGGCAAAAGAAACAACAAACTCTTTTGTAAAAATGGTTAAAGAATTTAAAAAAGAAGGCATGGCAACAGATATTGATTTACTGCAAGCCGAAAAAAGGGATTCCCAGGTTGATGCATATTTACAAGAGGCCAAAAACAAATATGCCCTGGCTTTGTCTTATTTAAGATTTCTAAGTGATGATTACGATATTACGTCTGTTGGTGATTTTGAAGTAATTATTTCTCCTAATAGTAATTTAAAAACATTAATTAAAGAGGCTTTAAAAAACAGAAACGATTTAAAATGGATGAAAAAAAATTATGAGACTATGAAAAAAAAGATTAAATTTGATTCTGCCGAAAATTATCCTATGATAGGGGCACATTTGGAATATGGATGGAATGATAACACTGTTGCCAATATAAGAAGCGATAAAGATTACTGGCTGGCGGCAATAGGTTTAAAATATAACATTTTTGATAAGAGCAAAGACGCCGACATTGAAAAAAGTAAAATCGAAGCACTTCAGACAGGCTATTATTATCAATATATGAAAAAAGGTATTGCACTTGATGTAAGACAGAAATATCTGAATTTAAAAACAAAAACTAAAATAATAAAAAATAAGTTAACAAACAAAGAACTGGCCGAAGAAATTTTAAAAAAATATACCTATATGTATAAACAGGGAATGATAAATATGACTATTCTTTTAATGAAAGAGGCGGATGCAAGAAAAGCAAGGGCGGAACTTATTAAGGCAAAATATGATGAAGCTGTTGCGGCGGCTAAACTTAAAGCAAGCATTGGAGACTTTGTTAAATAG
- the typA gene encoding translational GTPase TypA: protein MKNIRNIAVIAHVDHGKTTLVDELLKQSHTLDARKDLGERVMDSNDLEKERGITILSKNTAIRWNEFRINIIDTPGHSDFGGEVERVLKMVDGVLLLVDAQEGVMPQTKFVVKKALSLGLKPILVVNKIDKPAAEPDRVVDEVFDLFVSMGATEDQLDFPIIYAAAKEGYAKWELEDNNNDMIPVFEAITKYIPAPAGDENAPLQMQVFTLDYDNYVGRIGIARIFNGTVKKGEEVTLVKADGEKINGRVTKLMGFLGLDRMEIDEAKAGDIVAVAGFEALNVGDTIADRNNPVALGALHIEEPTISVILSVNDSPLAGTEGKNVTAPKLRDRLFKEMQTNIAMKIEELGEGKFKVSGRGELQIAILAENLRREDFEFSLSRPEVIIKVENGVKLEPYEYVVVDVPDIYSGVVIEKLGTRGAVMKNMMPLSDGSTRIEFEMPARGLIGYRGEFMTDTKGEGVLNSSFLEFRPATTKPYTRKNGALISMENGVAVGYAIFNLQERGRMFIKPGDKVYNGMIVGEHSRSNDLEVNPIKGKNLTNVRASGSDEAIKLVPPVQLTLEKALEWIEDDELVEITPKSIRVRKKYLDPTERKRMSRKK from the coding sequence ATGAAGAATATTAGAAACATTGCAGTTATAGCCCATGTTGACCATGGAAAAACTACACTTGTGGATGAACTACTCAAACAGTCCCACACCCTTGACGCAAGGAAAGATTTAGGTGAGAGGGTAATGGACAGTAATGATTTGGAAAAAGAAAGAGGAATTACAATTTTAAGTAAAAATACGGCTATCAGATGGAATGAATTCAGAATTAATATTATTGATACTCCGGGGCACAGTGATTTTGGAGGGGAAGTTGAAAGGGTTTTGAAAATGGTGGACGGCGTATTGCTTCTTGTAGATGCCCAGGAAGGTGTAATGCCCCAGACTAAATTTGTTGTAAAAAAAGCACTCTCACTCGGGCTTAAACCTATTTTGGTGGTAAATAAAATAGACAAACCCGCAGCAGAACCGGACAGGGTTGTTGATGAAGTGTTTGATCTGTTTGTAAGTATGGGTGCTACTGAAGACCAGCTTGATTTTCCTATAATTTATGCCGCTGCCAAAGAGGGATATGCAAAATGGGAACTTGAGGATAATAATAATGATATGATTCCTGTTTTTGAGGCAATTACAAAATATATTCCTGCCCCTGCCGGTGATGAAAACGCCCCGTTGCAAATGCAGGTATTTACTCTTGATTATGATAATTATGTGGGAAGAATAGGAATTGCAAGAATTTTTAACGGTACAGTTAAAAAGGGTGAAGAAGTAACACTGGTTAAAGCCGACGGTGAAAAAATAAACGGAAGAGTTACCAAACTGATGGGATTTTTAGGACTTGATAGGATGGAAATTGACGAGGCGAAAGCGGGGGATATTGTGGCTGTTGCCGGATTTGAAGCCCTTAATGTGGGGGATACGATTGCCGATAGGAATAATCCTGTAGCTTTAGGCGCACTTCATATAGAAGAACCTACCATCAGTGTTATTTTAAGCGTAAACGATTCACCTCTTGCGGGGACTGAGGGTAAAAATGTAACAGCTCCTAAACTCAGGGATAGACTCTTTAAAGAGATGCAGACAAATATTGCAATGAAAATAGAAGAACTGGGTGAGGGTAAATTTAAAGTAAGCGGAAGGGGAGAGCTTCAAATAGCAATTCTTGCTGAAAACCTTAGACGTGAAGATTTTGAATTTTCCCTGTCTCGTCCTGAGGTTATTATTAAAGTGGAAAACGGGGTTAAACTTGAACCTTATGAATATGTCGTTGTAGATGTACCGGATATTTACAGCGGAGTTGTAATAGAAAAACTTGGAACCAGAGGCGCGGTTATGAAAAATATGATGCCTTTAAGCGACGGAAGTACAAGAATTGAATTTGAAATGCCGGCACGCGGACTTATAGGATATAGAGGCGAATTTATGACCGATACAAAAGGTGAGGGAGTGCTTAACAGCTCGTTTCTTGAATTTAGACCCGCCACTACCAAACCTTATACAAGAAAAAACGGAGCTTTGATTTCTATGGAAAACGGTGTGGCCGTAGGATATGCAATATTTAATTTGCAAGAGAGAGGCAGAATGTTTATAAAACCTGGGGATAAAGTTTATAACGGAATGATAGTCGGGGAACACAGCAGAAGTAACGATTTGGAAGTAAATCCTATTAAAGGTAAAAATTTAACCAATGTCCGTGCCAGTGGTAGCGATGAAGCGATAAAACTGGTTCCCCCTGTTCAGCTTACTCTTGAAAAAGCCCTTGAATGGATAGAAGATGATGAACTTGTGGAAATTACCCCTAAATCTATAAGGGTAAGAAAAAAATATTTGGATCCGACTGAGAGAAAAAGAATGAGCAGGAAAAAATAA
- a CDS encoding flagellar hook capping FlgD N-terminal domain-containing protein, with the protein MSSIATINNNATQAGNDKVYNPNSQLDKNAFMKLFLKQLEMQDPTNPMDTDKMLEQTAYLSTMEMNTNMQKTINTLAQTLTATNQLSTLSSIGKMADTGERYINVTDNDTKKDFELYFGDNIQSGKVQIKDKAGNIVKKFHLNPHSKGILSFEWDLKDNNANRVKSDSYEVSATYTDPNGKQETTALGAYPIESIRFENGTVYAKLGKKYIPFYLIKEIYQWQG; encoded by the coding sequence ATGTCATCAATAGCAACTATAAACAACAATGCAACACAGGCCGGCAATGACAAAGTTTACAATCCAAATTCACAGCTCGATAAAAACGCCTTTATGAAGCTGTTTTTAAAACAGCTTGAAATGCAAGACCCTACAAATCCTATGGATACGGATAAAATGCTTGAACAAACTGCGTATCTTTCTACAATGGAAATGAATACAAATATGCAAAAAACCATAAACACTCTCGCCCAAACCCTTACAGCCACAAATCAATTATCCACATTATCATCTATAGGCAAAATGGCCGATACAGGAGAGAGATATATCAATGTAACAGATAATGATACGAAAAAAGATTTTGAATTATATTTTGGAGATAATATACAAAGTGGAAAAGTTCAAATTAAAGATAAAGCTGGAAATATAGTTAAAAAATTTCACCTAAATCCCCATTCCAAAGGAATATTAAGCTTTGAATGGGATTTAAAAGACAATAACGCCAACAGGGTAAAAAGTGACAGTTATGAAGTAAGCGCAACATATACAGACCCTAATGGAAAACAAGAAACAACAGCATTGGGGGCATATCCTATAGAATCAATAAGATTTGAAAACGGAACTGTATATGCTAAATTGGGTAAAAAATATATACCATTTTATTTAATAAAAGAAATATATCAGTGGCAGGGATAA
- a CDS encoding efflux RND transporter periplasmic adaptor subunit, translating into MIKKIALISAFALSLFAYEFATAKKGVIYIKKDYVADIYAKRQVMLAPRVMGYIKEIKAEEGEKVKKGELLFVVDPTDVYSMLNQARGALLQAQSGVLMAEMAYADAKRDYERFKNLYKAGAVSKRDFEKMTLNMNIRKKQVDMAKGMLKRAKAALDMARNQIKYAKVKSPINAVVTRKMKNVGEMALPGYPVLILSDLSSLKARSFVKEGDIDKFKLGMKVEIFVPAINKKYSAKVENIIPSADPATHSYIVKFKFNKYDNKLLPGMYAKAKIILGKKEAVLVPFAALTSREGIMGVFVNKDGIAKFIAVKQIAQEGDYIALKGLNAGEKVILYPPANMIDGQKL; encoded by the coding sequence ATGATTAAAAAGATAGCGTTAATTTCAGCATTTGCATTGAGTTTGTTTGCCTATGAATTTGCAACTGCAAAAAAAGGTGTTATTTATATAAAAAAAGATTATGTTGCCGATATATATGCAAAAAGACAGGTTATGCTGGCCCCGAGAGTTATGGGATATATTAAAGAAATAAAAGCTGAAGAAGGTGAAAAGGTTAAAAAAGGCGAACTTTTGTTTGTTGTTGACCCTACCGATGTGTATTCAATGCTAAATCAGGCAAGAGGTGCTCTTTTACAGGCCCAAAGCGGTGTGCTGATGGCCGAAATGGCTTATGCAGATGCAAAAAGGGATTATGAAAGATTTAAAAATTTATATAAAGCAGGGGCTGTAAGCAAAAGAGATTTTGAAAAAATGACACTTAATATGAATATTAGGAAAAAACAGGTGGATATGGCAAAAGGTATGTTAAAAAGGGCAAAAGCGGCTCTTGATATGGCAAGAAACCAGATAAAATATGCTAAAGTAAAATCCCCTATTAATGCGGTGGTTACAAGAAAAATGAAAAATGTGGGTGAAATGGCGCTTCCTGGATATCCTGTTTTAATTTTAAGCGATTTAAGCTCTCTTAAAGCAAGAAGTTTTGTAAAAGAAGGGGATATTGATAAATTTAAGCTTGGAATGAAAGTGGAAATTTTTGTTCCGGCTATTAATAAAAAATACAGCGCAAAAGTGGAGAATATTATTCCGAGTGCCGATCCTGCAACACATTCTTATATAGTTAAATTTAAATTTAATAAATATGATAATAAACTGCTGCCCGGAATGTATGCAAAAGCGAAGATAATTTTAGGAAAAAAAGAAGCCGTTCTTGTTCCGTTTGCTGCTTTGACAAGCAGGGAAGGGATTATGGGGGTTTTTGTCAATAAAGACGGAATTGCCAAATTTATAGCCGTTAAACAAATTGCCCAAGAGGGGGATTATATTGCGCTTAAAGGGTTGAATGCAGGAGAAAAGGTAATTCTTTATCCGCCTGCGAATATGATTGACGGACAAAAATTATAG